In Arcobacter sp. CECT 8983, the DNA window TAGGTTTAAGACTAGGTATCAACAGAAACTGGGAATCAAGATGGTTTCCAAAATTTGAAAATATGCCAGCAAATGTTGCTGAAGACGACAAAATCAGAAAATACGTTAAAAAAGAGTTATACTATGCAGGTGTTGCTCAAACTATCGTAGAGAGAACTGCTAAAAAAGTTAGAGTTACTATCGTAGCTGCAAGACCAGGAATTATCATTGGTAAAAAAGGTGCAGACGTAGAAAAACTTAAAAACAATCTTTCTAAATTAGTTGGAAAAGAGATTGCAGTTAATATTAAAGAAGAGAGAAAACCACAACTTTCTGGACAATTAGCAGCTGAAAATGTTGCACAACAATTAGAAAGAAGAGTTGCATTCAGAAGAGCTATGAAAAGAGTTATGCAAAACGCTCTTAAATCTGGTGCAAAAGGTATTAAAGTTTCTTGTTCAGGTAGACTTGGTGGAGCTGAAATGGCTAGAACTGAGTGGTACTTAGAAGGTAGAGTTCCTTTACATACTTTAAGAGCTAGAATTGATTATGGATTTGCAGAAGCTCATACAACTTATGGTTGTATTGGTATTAAAGTTTGGATCTTCAAAGGTGAAGTACTAGCTAAAGGTATTCCAGCAGAAAAAGATACAGCTTCTAAACCAAAAAGAAGACCACAAAAGAGAAGAGGTAAATAATCATGTTAATGCCTAAAAGAACAAAATACAGAAAGCAAATGAAGGGTCGAAACAGAGGTAAATCTGCTAGAGCTAACTCATTAGCATATGGTGAATTTGGAATCAAAGCTGTTGAGCATGGTAGAATCGACTCAAGACAAATCGAAGCTGCTAGGATTGCAATGACTAGAGCAATCAAAAGACAAGGTAAAGTATGGATTATGGTATTCCCACATAAACCTTTAACTAAAAGACCATTAGAAGTAAGAATGGGTAAAGGTAAAGGTCCTATTGACAAGTGGGTTATGAACATTAAGCCAGGTAGAGTTTGCTTTGAGATGGGTGGTGTTTCTGAAGAAATGTCAAGAAACGCATTAACACTAGCTCAACATAAATTACCATTCAAAACTAAAATTGTAAGTAGAGAAAGTGAAAATGAACTATACTGATTTAAAAGATAAAAGCTTACAAGAGCTGAACGAATTGTTAAAAGAGAAAAAGGTGCTTCTTTTTGAATTAAAAGCTAAGCTAAAAACTATGCAGTTAACTAATACTTCTGAATTAAAAGCGTGCAAAAAAGAGATTGCACAAATTCAAACAGCTATTACTGCAGCAAAAGCTAACTAAGGATCTATAGTATGACACACAAAAGAGAGATTCAAGGTGTAGTGGTAAGAAAATCTGGAGATAAAACAGCATCTGTATTAGTTACAAGATATGTTTTACACCCAAAATATCACAAGACTGTAAAAAGATTTAAAAAGTACTTAGTTCATGATGAAAGAAATGAGTTAAAAGAAGGTGATACTGTTATCGCTGTTGAGTGTAGACCACTTTCAAAAACTAAATCTTTCAGATTAAAGACAATTGTAGCTACAGGAGTTAAATAATGATTCAAAGTTTTACAAGATTAAACGTAGCTGATAACACTGGTGCAAAAGAAATTATGTGTATCAAAGTTCTTGGTGGATCTAAAAGAAGATATGCTTCTGTTGGTGATGTAATTGTTGCTTCAGTTAAGAAAGCTTTACCAACTGGTAAAGTTAAAAAAGGTCAAGTTGTTAAAGCAGTAGTTGTAAGAACTCACAAAGAAGTTCAAAGAGAAAATGGATCTTTAATTAGATTTGATGATAACGCTGCTGTAATTCTTGATGGTAAAAAAGAACCAATTGGAACTAGAATTTTTGGACCTGTAGCAAGAGAAGTTAGATACTCAGGTTTTATGAAAATTGTTTCACTTGCTCCGGAGGTATTATAAGATGGCTGCTAAATTAAAAATTAAAAAAGGTGATACTGTAAAAATCATCGCTGGTGATGATAAAGGTAAAACTGGAGAAGTTTTAGCTGTATTACCTGCAAAAAACAAAGTAATCGTAAAAGATTGTAAAGTTGCTAAAAAAACAGTTAAGCCTGATCAAGAGAAAAACCCTGAAGGTGGTTTTGTAAACAAAGAGATGCCAATTGATATCTCTAATGTAGCAAAAGTAGAAGGTGAGTAAGATGGCAAACAGATTACAAGAAAAATATAATACTGAAATTAAACCAGCTTTAGAAACTGAGTTCCCAAAAAATAAAACTTTAACTGCAAAAGTAGAAAAAGTTGTTATTTCTGTTGGTGCTGGTGAAGCTATGAAAGATAGCAAATTAATGCAAAGTATGGAAGATACTATCTCTTTAATTGCTGGTCAAAAAGCAGTTCAAGTTATTGCTAAAAAATCAGTTGCTGGTTTTAAAGTAAGAGAAGGTTCACCAGTAGGAGTTAAAGTAACTCTAAGAGGTGAAAGAATGTATGCATTCTTAGATAAATTATGTTCTATTGCATTACCAAGAGTAAAAGACTTTAGAGGTCTAAACAGAAATGGTTTTGATGGTCAAGGTAACTTTAACTTTGGTCTTGATGAACAATTAATGTTCCCAGAAGTTGTTTATGATGATATCATCAAAACTCACGGTATGAATATTTCAATTTCAACAAGCGCTACTGAAGATGCAGAAGCATATAGATTATTAGAGTTAGTTGGAATTCCATTTACAAAAGGAAGAGCGTAATGGCAAAGAAGTCTATGATTGCTAAGCAAAAGAGAACTCCTAAGTTCTCTTCAAGAGCATATACAAGATGTTCTGTGTGTGGAAGACCACACTCTGTATACAGAGATTTCGGTCTTTGTAGAGTTTGTTTAAGAAAAATGGCTAACGAGGGATTACTTCCTGGCGTTAAAAAATCTAGTTGGTAGGAGAATAAAAGCTATGATGAATGATATTATCGCAGATGCTTTAACTAGAATTAGAAATGCTGCACTTAGAAAATTAGAAGTTGCAACATTATTACATTCTAACACAGTAGTAGGAATTTTAAATGTACTTGAAAAGAAAGAGTATATTGAAGGATTCAAAGTAGTTGATGGTGAAAACAATAAAAAAACTATTCAAGTAACATTAAAATATGATGACAGTGAAAACTCAGTTATCAATGAAATCACAAGAGTTTCTACTCCAGGAAGAAGAGTTTATAAAAACGCTTCTGAAATTAAATCTTTCAAAAATGGATATGGTACAATCATTGTTTCTACAAACAAGGGTGTTATCGCTAACGATGAAGCTTATGCTGCAAACGTTGGTGGTGAAGTACTATGTACTGTATGGTAGGAGAGTGTAATGTCTAGAATTGGAAAAAAACCTATCGCAATCCCAAGTGGATTAGAAGTAACAGTTGATGGAACTGTTGTTAACGTAAAAAAAGGGAACAATGTAATTCCTGTTGAAACTCATGGAAGAGTTGATGTTGAAGTTGCAGATAATCAAGTTGTATTAACTAAAGTTGGTGAAACAAAAGAATCAGCAGCTTTCTGGGGTACATATAGAGCTTTAATTAATAATGCTGTAACTGGTTTATCAACTGGTTTTCAAAAATCTTTAGAGATTAACGGTGTTGGTTATAGAGCTGCAGTTAAAGGGAAAGTATTAGAATTACAATTAGGATACTCTCACCCAATTAACTATGATATTCCTGAAGGATTAGATATTTCTGTTGAGAAAAATATTATCCATGTTAAAGGTGCTGATAAACAACAAGTTGGTCAAGCTGCTGCAATTATTAGAGGCTTTAGAAAACCTGAACCGTATAAAGGTAAAGGTGTTAAGTATACTGACGAGCATATCGTTAGAAAAGCCGGTAAAACTGCTAAGTAAGGTGTGAAAAAATGAGTAGAATTAAAGATATAGCAAAAAAGAATTCTTCTAGAATCGTAAGAAAAAGAAGAGTTAGAGGAGATATCGGTAGAGGTACTGCTGAAACACCTAGAGTAACTGTTTTCAAATCAAACAGATATTTAAGTGCACAAGCAATTGATGATATTGCTGGTGTAACATTAGCAGCGGTAAATTCTAAAGCGTTAAACTTAAGCGTTAGTAGAGAAAATGCAGCAAAAGTAGCAGCAGAATTTGCTGAAAAACTTAAAGCTGCTGGAATTGAAAAAGTAGTATTTGATAGAAATGGATACCTTTATCACGGTGTAGTTGCAGCTTTTGCTGATGGACTTAGAGAAAATGGTATCAAATTATAAGGGTTAATGATGGCAGCAGTAAATAGAGAAGATTTTCAAGAAGCAATCGTTAAAATCGGAAGAGTAACAAAAGTTGTAAAAGGTGGTAGAAGATTCAGATTTACAGCTTTAGTTGTTGTTGGAGATAAAAACGGTACAGTTGGATTTGGTACAGGAAAAGCTAAAGAGGTTCCTGATGCAATTAAAAAAGCTTTAGATGATGCATTCAAATCTTTAGTAAAAGTTAATATTCATGGAACAACTATCGCACACGATATTGAACATAAATATAACTCTTCTAAAATTTTATTAAAACCAGCATCTGAAGGTACAGGACTTATCGCAGGTGGTGCGGCAAGACCAGTTCTTGAGCTTTCAGGAGTTAAAGATATTATTGCAAAATCTTTAGGTTCTAATAATCCAAACAACCTTGTACAAGCTACAGTTGAAGCATTAGCAAGAATTAAAGGATAAGATGATGGCATTAGATAACTTACAACCAGCAGCTGGTAGTTCGAAAAATGTTAAAAGAGTAGGTAGAGGTCAAGGTTCTGGAACTGGTAAGACTTCTGCTAGAGGTCAAAAAGGTCAAAAATCTAGATCTGGATACAAAATTAAGAGACATTTTGAAGGTGGTCAAATGCCAC includes these proteins:
- the rplE gene encoding 50S ribosomal protein L5 is translated as MANRLQEKYNTEIKPALETEFPKNKTLTAKVEKVVISVGAGEAMKDSKLMQSMEDTISLIAGQKAVQVIAKKSVAGFKVREGSPVGVKVTLRGERMYAFLDKLCSIALPRVKDFRGLNRNGFDGQGNFNFGLDEQLMFPEVVYDDIIKTHGMNISISTSATEDAEAYRLLELVGIPFTKGRA
- a CDS encoding type Z 30S ribosomal protein S14, producing the protein MAKKSMIAKQKRTPKFSSRAYTRCSVCGRPHSVYRDFGLCRVCLRKMANEGLLPGVKKSSW
- the rpsE gene encoding 30S ribosomal protein S5, whose product is MAAVNREDFQEAIVKIGRVTKVVKGGRRFRFTALVVVGDKNGTVGFGTGKAKEVPDAIKKALDDAFKSLVKVNIHGTTIAHDIEHKYNSSKILLKPASEGTGLIAGGAARPVLELSGVKDIIAKSLGSNNPNNLVQATVEALARIKG
- the rplR gene encoding 50S ribosomal protein L18, with the translated sequence MSRIKDIAKKNSSRIVRKRRVRGDIGRGTAETPRVTVFKSNRYLSAQAIDDIAGVTLAAVNSKALNLSVSRENAAKVAAEFAEKLKAAGIEKVVFDRNGYLYHGVVAAFADGLRENGIKL
- the rplX gene encoding 50S ribosomal protein L24, with the translated sequence MAAKLKIKKGDTVKIIAGDDKGKTGEVLAVLPAKNKVIVKDCKVAKKTVKPDQEKNPEGGFVNKEMPIDISNVAKVEGE
- the rpsC gene encoding 30S ribosomal protein S3, with amino-acid sequence MGQKVNPIGLRLGINRNWESRWFPKFENMPANVAEDDKIRKYVKKELYYAGVAQTIVERTAKKVRVTIVAARPGIIIGKKGADVEKLKNNLSKLVGKEIAVNIKEERKPQLSGQLAAENVAQQLERRVAFRRAMKRVMQNALKSGAKGIKVSCSGRLGGAEMARTEWYLEGRVPLHTLRARIDYGFAEAHTTYGCIGIKVWIFKGEVLAKGIPAEKDTASKPKRRPQKRRGK
- the rpmC gene encoding 50S ribosomal protein L29, yielding MNYTDLKDKSLQELNELLKEKKVLLFELKAKLKTMQLTNTSELKACKKEIAQIQTAITAAKAN
- the rplN gene encoding 50S ribosomal protein L14 — protein: MIQSFTRLNVADNTGAKEIMCIKVLGGSKRRYASVGDVIVASVKKALPTGKVKKGQVVKAVVVRTHKEVQRENGSLIRFDDNAAVILDGKKEPIGTRIFGPVAREVRYSGFMKIVSLAPEVL
- the rpsQ gene encoding 30S ribosomal protein S17; this encodes MTHKREIQGVVVRKSGDKTASVLVTRYVLHPKYHKTVKRFKKYLVHDERNELKEGDTVIAVECRPLSKTKSFRLKTIVATGVK
- the rplF gene encoding 50S ribosomal protein L6, with translation MSRIGKKPIAIPSGLEVTVDGTVVNVKKGNNVIPVETHGRVDVEVADNQVVLTKVGETKESAAFWGTYRALINNAVTGLSTGFQKSLEINGVGYRAAVKGKVLELQLGYSHPINYDIPEGLDISVEKNIIHVKGADKQQVGQAAAIIRGFRKPEPYKGKGVKYTDEHIVRKAGKTAK
- the rplP gene encoding 50S ribosomal protein L16, with amino-acid sequence MLMPKRTKYRKQMKGRNRGKSARANSLAYGEFGIKAVEHGRIDSRQIEAARIAMTRAIKRQGKVWIMVFPHKPLTKRPLEVRMGKGKGPIDKWVMNIKPGRVCFEMGGVSEEMSRNALTLAQHKLPFKTKIVSRESENELY
- the rpsH gene encoding 30S ribosomal protein S8, with the protein product MMNDIIADALTRIRNAALRKLEVATLLHSNTVVGILNVLEKKEYIEGFKVVDGENNKKTIQVTLKYDDSENSVINEITRVSTPGRRVYKNASEIKSFKNGYGTIIVSTNKGVIANDEAYAANVGGEVLCTVW